The Geodermatophilaceae bacterium NBWT11 genome has a segment encoding these proteins:
- a CDS encoding AAA family ATPase yields the protein MSDRPDDARADHAAGPAGDGSGAPAPSDDAERRTDGDRWQASVASWSPGGDDAGPTESTREIRLDGGAPGSSGSGGSWEQSWPADQSSSWQQPTWEQPSWEQSGQQPTTPEPQAWGTPTDDRSWEQASRDQIASWQQPPSWQQAADAEAGVDRSDQRSWEQTPDAPAPQPTWRPAEQPPANPPSWEQPAPAQQQAPQQPAPQQQYAPPPPQQGAQQNGQQSWGQQPPAGGSGSWGSQGSTTGWQPDSRPSGQGGQHGQRHSPPQLPPPGPPPSLTSQSLLRQTTQAPTRGWRRFVHKASGGSFNPGLSPAEIEHRAMVARVTTPVRGSNRIAVVSLKGGIGKTTTTCCLGLTLAHHRGDRVVAVDANPDAGTLAERLTNVTDVTVRDLLAGASQIRSFTDVSAYTSLAGRLQVLASDQDPALSEAFSEEEYTTVADILARYFNLILTDSGTGLLHSAMSGTLAIADSLVVVGAPSVDGASRASKTLDWLIAHGHEELVSRSVAVISSVRPNTGDVDMDMVRDHFAARCRAVVEIPYDQHLVTGGLIDLDRVGEPARRAYLELAAHVADGFSLPPLQRRPKPASA from the coding sequence GTGTCCGACCGCCCTGACGACGCCCGCGCTGACCACGCCGCGGGTCCCGCCGGAGACGGATCGGGGGCACCGGCGCCCTCGGACGACGCCGAGCGCCGCACCGACGGCGACCGCTGGCAGGCCTCCGTGGCGAGCTGGTCCCCCGGCGGGGACGACGCAGGACCCACCGAGTCGACCCGGGAGATCCGGCTCGACGGCGGTGCCCCCGGGTCCTCGGGCAGCGGCGGCTCCTGGGAGCAGTCCTGGCCCGCCGACCAGTCCTCCTCGTGGCAGCAGCCCACCTGGGAGCAGCCGTCCTGGGAGCAGAGCGGACAGCAGCCCACCACCCCGGAGCCGCAGGCCTGGGGCACCCCGACCGACGACCGCTCCTGGGAGCAGGCCTCCCGCGACCAGATCGCCAGCTGGCAGCAGCCGCCGTCCTGGCAGCAGGCCGCCGACGCGGAGGCCGGTGTGGACCGCAGCGACCAGCGCTCGTGGGAGCAGACCCCGGACGCCCCCGCACCCCAGCCGACCTGGCGCCCGGCCGAGCAGCCGCCGGCCAACCCGCCGTCGTGGGAGCAGCCCGCGCCGGCCCAGCAGCAGGCACCGCAGCAGCCGGCACCGCAGCAGCAGTACGCACCGCCCCCGCCGCAGCAGGGCGCCCAGCAGAACGGCCAGCAGTCGTGGGGCCAGCAGCCCCCGGCCGGTGGCTCCGGCAGCTGGGGCAGCCAGGGCAGCACCACCGGGTGGCAGCCCGACAGCCGCCCCTCCGGTCAGGGCGGGCAGCACGGGCAGCGGCACAGCCCGCCGCAGCTCCCGCCGCCCGGTCCGCCGCCGTCGCTGACCTCCCAGTCGCTTCTCCGGCAGACCACCCAGGCGCCCACCCGCGGCTGGCGCCGGTTCGTGCACAAGGCCTCGGGCGGCAGCTTCAACCCGGGGCTGTCACCGGCCGAGATCGAGCACCGCGCGATGGTCGCCCGGGTGACCACCCCGGTGCGCGGCAGCAACCGCATCGCCGTCGTCTCGCTCAAGGGCGGCATCGGCAAGACCACCACCACCTGCTGCCTCGGGCTGACGCTGGCGCACCACCGCGGTGACCGGGTGGTCGCCGTCGACGCCAACCCCGACGCCGGCACGCTGGCCGAGCGGCTGACCAACGTCACCGACGTGACCGTGCGCGACCTGCTGGCCGGGGCCTCGCAGATCCGGTCGTTCACCGACGTCTCGGCCTACACCTCGCTGGCCGGCCGGCTGCAGGTGCTGGCCAGCGACCAGGACCCGGCGCTCTCGGAGGCCTTCTCCGAGGAGGAGTACACGACCGTCGCCGACATCCTGGCGCGGTACTTCAACTTGATCCTCACCGACTCCGGCACCGGCCTGCTGCACTCGGCGATGTCGGGCACGCTGGCGATCGCCGACTCCCTCGTCGTCGTCGGCGCCCCGTCGGTCGACGGCGCCAGCCGGGCCAGCAAGACCCTGGACTGGCTGATCGCGCACGGCCACGAGGAGCTGGTCTCCCGCTCGGTGGCGGTCATCTCCAGCGTGCGCCCGAACACCGGTGACGTGGACATGGACATGGTCCGCGACCACTTCGCCGCCCGGTGCCGCGCCGTGGTGGAGATCCCCTACGACCAGCACCTGGTCACCGGTGGGCTGATCGACCTGGACCGGGTCGGCGAGCCGGCCCGCCGGGCCTACCTCGAGCTGGCCGCGCACGTCGCCGACGGCTTCTCCCTGCCCCCGCTGCAGCGCAGGCCCAAGCCCGCCTCCGCGTGA
- a CDS encoding type II toxin-antitoxin system death-on-curing family toxin has translation MAGLTVADLLQIAERVVGPEVRIRDRGLLVAALARVEATDGDEDVYGSTAEKAAALLHSLVTASALAEGNRPFALAAALTLMAMAGEPSAVSDEDAVALVTEIVTGRVEAVPVIAHRLAGR, from the coding sequence GTGGCGGGACTGACGGTCGCGGACCTCCTGCAGATCGCCGAGCGGGTGGTCGGACCGGAGGTCCGGATCCGGGACCGGGGTCTCCTCGTGGCGGCGCTGGCCCGGGTCGAGGCCACCGACGGCGACGAGGACGTCTACGGCTCCACCGCGGAGAAGGCGGCCGCGCTGCTGCACTCCCTGGTCACGGCCTCGGCGCTGGCCGAGGGCAACCGGCCCTTCGCGCTGGCCGCGGCGCTGACCCTCATGGCGATGGCCGGCGAGCCGTCGGCGGTCTCCGACGAGGACGCCGTCGCCCTGGTCACCGAGATCGTCACCGGCCGGGTGGAGGCGGTCCCCGTGATCGCCCACCGGCTGGCGGGGCGCTGA
- a CDS encoding xanthine dehydrogenase family protein subunit M — MIPAAFAYVRPTSVDEALQAIAAGGEDVKILAGGQSLIPVMRLRLAAPETIVDLTKVAELRGVREDGDSLVIGAMTTHHDICTDPLVAQYGKLIAEATETVADPAVRHRGTFGGALAHADPAGDLPAVALALDAEFVIAGPGGARRTVGAADFFVDYLTTALEDGELLVEIRVPKLGSDWGVRYEKFNRVAQAWSIVAVAAAVRREGSRITEARIGLTNMGSTPIRARAVEAALVGADVSMETVTGAAAQAAEGTEPSSDLNAQADYRQHLARVLTRRAVTAAAGL, encoded by the coding sequence GTGATCCCCGCTGCGTTCGCGTACGTCCGCCCCACCAGCGTCGACGAGGCCCTCCAGGCCATCGCCGCCGGCGGGGAGGACGTGAAGATCCTGGCCGGTGGGCAGTCGCTCATCCCGGTCATGCGGCTGCGGCTGGCCGCACCCGAGACCATCGTCGACCTGACGAAGGTGGCCGAGCTGCGCGGCGTCCGGGAGGACGGCGACAGCCTGGTCATCGGGGCGATGACGACCCACCACGACATCTGCACCGACCCGTTGGTCGCGCAGTACGGGAAGCTCATCGCCGAGGCCACCGAGACCGTCGCCGACCCCGCCGTCCGGCACCGCGGCACGTTCGGTGGCGCCCTGGCGCACGCCGACCCGGCCGGTGACCTGCCGGCCGTGGCGCTGGCGCTGGACGCCGAGTTCGTCATCGCCGGCCCCGGCGGGGCGCGGCGCACGGTGGGGGCGGCCGACTTCTTCGTCGACTACCTGACCACCGCGCTCGAGGACGGCGAGCTGCTCGTCGAGATCCGGGTGCCCAAGCTCGGCAGCGACTGGGGCGTCCGGTACGAGAAGTTCAACCGGGTGGCCCAGGCGTGGTCGATCGTGGCCGTCGCCGCGGCCGTCCGCCGCGAGGGCTCGAGGATCACCGAGGCCCGCATCGGGCTGACCAACATGGGCTCCACCCCGATCCGCGCCCGCGCGGTCGAGGCGGCCCTGGTCGGCGCCGACGTGAGCATGGAGACCGTGACCGGGGCGGCCGCGCAGGCCGCCGAGGGCACCGAACCCAGCAGCGACCTCAACGCCCAGGCCGACTACCGCCAGCACCTCGCCCGGGTGCTGACCCGACGAGCTGTGACCGCGGCCGCAGGGCTGTAG
- a CDS encoding TldD/PmbA family protein: MTAQQIVEAALAASTVDGQVVYVVDSSEANLRWASNSLTTNGAMRSRQVVVISFVDGGAGMAAGTVARTGTPDVAELVAASEQAARDAGPAEDAMPLIGDVPAGSGEWDAEPATTSIEVFREFAPALGQAFGAAGARDELLFGFAEHQMATTYVGTSTGLRLRHDQPTGRVELNGKSRDFARSVWAGVGTRDFSDVSIEALAAEVEQKLAWSQRRVDLPAGRYETLLPPSTVSDLLIYAYWTMEARDADEGRNVYAKTGGGNRIGERICALPLTLRSDPDEPGLECSPFQVVGGSSGMASVFDNGMATPAIDWISGGVLTNLIRPRAWALQQTAPATAALDNLVLEDPTSTVTTEEMIASTERGLLLTTLWYIREVDPQSLLLTGLTRDGVFLIEDGEVTGAVNNFRFNESPVSLLGRATQASRTERTLPREWNDFFTRAAMPMLRVPDFNMSSVSPAS, from the coding sequence ATGACCGCACAGCAGATCGTCGAGGCCGCACTCGCCGCCTCCACCGTCGACGGGCAGGTCGTCTACGTCGTCGACAGCTCCGAGGCCAACCTCCGGTGGGCCAGCAACAGCCTCACCACCAACGGGGCGATGCGCTCCCGCCAGGTCGTCGTCATCAGCTTCGTCGACGGTGGGGCCGGGATGGCCGCGGGCACCGTGGCCCGGACCGGCACCCCCGACGTCGCCGAGCTGGTCGCGGCCAGTGAGCAGGCCGCCCGCGATGCCGGCCCGGCCGAGGACGCCATGCCGCTCATCGGTGACGTCCCGGCCGGGTCGGGGGAGTGGGACGCCGAGCCCGCCACCACCTCGATCGAGGTCTTCCGCGAGTTCGCCCCCGCGTTGGGGCAGGCGTTCGGTGCGGCCGGGGCGCGCGACGAGCTGCTGTTCGGGTTCGCCGAGCACCAGATGGCCACCACCTACGTCGGCACCTCCACCGGGCTGCGGCTGCGGCACGACCAGCCCACCGGCCGGGTCGAGCTGAACGGCAAGAGCCGGGACTTCGCCCGCTCGGTGTGGGCCGGGGTCGGCACCCGCGACTTCTCCGACGTCTCGATCGAGGCGCTGGCCGCCGAGGTCGAGCAGAAGCTGGCCTGGTCCCAGCGCCGGGTCGACCTGCCCGCCGGGCGGTACGAGACGCTGCTGCCGCCCTCCACGGTGAGCGACCTGCTGATCTACGCCTACTGGACGATGGAGGCCCGCGACGCCGACGAGGGCCGCAACGTCTACGCGAAGACCGGGGGCGGCAACCGGATCGGCGAGCGCATCTGCGCCCTCCCGCTGACGCTGCGCAGCGACCCCGACGAGCCGGGCCTGGAGTGCTCGCCGTTCCAGGTGGTCGGCGGGTCCTCGGGCATGGCCTCGGTCTTCGACAACGGGATGGCCACGCCGGCGATCGACTGGATCTCCGGCGGGGTGCTCACCAACCTGATCCGCCCGCGCGCCTGGGCGCTGCAGCAGACCGCGCCGGCCACCGCGGCGCTGGACAACCTGGTGCTGGAGGACCCCACCTCGACGGTGACGACGGAGGAGATGATCGCCTCCACCGAGCGCGGGCTGCTCCTCACCACGCTCTGGTACATCCGCGAGGTCGACCCGCAGTCGCTGCTGCTCACCGGTCTCACCCGTGACGGTGTCTTCCTGATCGAGGACGGCGAGGTGACCGGGGCGGTGAACAACTTCCGGTTCAACGAGTCCCCGGTCTCCCTGCTCGGCCGGGCCACCCAGGCCTCCCGCACCGAGCGCACCCTGCCCCGGGAGTGGAACGACTTCTTCACCCGGGCGGCCATGCCGATGTTGCGGGTGCCGGACTTCAACATGAGCTCGGTGTCGCCGGCCAGCTGA
- a CDS encoding low molecular weight phosphotyrosine protein phosphatase, which produces MVCLGNICRSPIAEVLLRRMVEDEGLADDVVVTSAGTGAWHVGGPMDPGSAAVLRARGLDPDTHRAQQMTAAVVEQYDLLVAMDTSNLADLQEMVGDADHPRVVLLRDFDPDGADGQSVPDPYGGGPDGFETVYAQVEAACAGLVTALPGFLADR; this is translated from the coding sequence ATGGTCTGCCTGGGCAACATCTGCCGCTCCCCGATCGCCGAGGTCCTGCTCCGGCGGATGGTCGAGGACGAGGGCCTCGCGGACGACGTCGTCGTCACCTCGGCGGGCACCGGCGCCTGGCACGTCGGCGGCCCGATGGACCCGGGTTCGGCCGCGGTGCTGCGCGCCCGGGGCCTGGACCCCGACACCCACCGCGCCCAGCAGATGACCGCCGCCGTCGTCGAGCAGTACGACCTGCTCGTCGCGATGGACACCAGCAACCTGGCCGACCTGCAGGAGATGGTCGGGGACGCCGACCACCCCCGGGTGGTCCTGCTGCGCGACTTCGACCCCGACGGCGCGGACGGGCAGTCGGTGCCCGACCCCTACGGCGGCGGGCCCGACGGCTTCGAGACGGTCTACGCCCAGGTCGAGGCGGCCTGTGCCGGTCTGGTCACCGCCCTGCCGGGGTTCCTCGCCGACCGCTGA
- a CDS encoding amidohydrolase family protein: MLQRFTARAVVVGDRAGTVVPDAVLDVEDGVITWVGPAADAPAAPEADVLALSGVLTPGMVNTHSHAPMVLFRGQGEGLPLDRWLREVMWPREARLTPDDVEVAMTAASAEMLRHGVTTSVEMYFQPERIATAVRATGARAIVANPLIGLPGFGTFDEQLQTAVTLAASADPQVEFGIGPHSAYTVPLEVLRDAATAAREHDLLLTVHVAETATEGDELLATHGLSVPQLLASNDVLGGRVLGNHCVHMDDGDLELWREYDVAVAHCPGSNTKLASGTARLRDMLDLGIRVGMGTDGPASNDNLDLFEDLRLAAQLARLRERDATAITAPEAFWLATGAAAAAIDRPDLGQLSVGRRADLVHVDSDDIAFVPVAEPADLLTHLVWSVGSRHVRDTWVAGRQVVRDGVSTTVDEAALRAQVQERALRLAAEARG, translated from the coding sequence ATGCTGCAGCGCTTCACCGCCCGGGCCGTCGTCGTCGGGGACCGGGCCGGGACCGTCGTCCCCGATGCCGTGCTGGACGTCGAGGACGGCGTCATCACCTGGGTGGGGCCGGCCGCCGACGCCCCGGCCGCCCCGGAGGCCGACGTCCTCGCGCTGTCCGGCGTGCTCACCCCCGGCATGGTCAACACGCACTCGCACGCCCCGATGGTGCTGTTCCGCGGTCAGGGCGAGGGCCTGCCGCTGGACCGGTGGCTGCGCGAGGTCATGTGGCCGCGGGAGGCCCGGCTGACCCCCGACGACGTCGAGGTCGCGATGACCGCGGCGTCGGCGGAGATGCTCCGGCACGGGGTGACCACCAGCGTGGAGATGTACTTCCAGCCCGAGCGGATCGCCACCGCGGTGCGGGCCACCGGGGCGCGGGCGATCGTGGCCAACCCGCTCATCGGGCTGCCCGGGTTCGGCACCTTCGACGAGCAGCTGCAGACCGCGGTCACGCTGGCGGCGTCCGCGGACCCGCAGGTCGAGTTCGGCATCGGCCCGCACTCGGCCTACACCGTGCCGCTGGAGGTGCTCCGGGACGCCGCCACCGCGGCGCGGGAGCACGACCTGCTGCTGACCGTCCACGTCGCCGAGACCGCCACCGAGGGCGACGAGCTGCTCGCCACCCACGGGCTCAGCGTGCCGCAGCTGCTGGCCTCGAACGACGTCCTGGGCGGGCGGGTGCTGGGGAACCACTGCGTGCACATGGACGACGGCGACCTCGAGCTGTGGCGGGAGTACGACGTCGCCGTGGCGCACTGCCCCGGCTCGAACACCAAGCTGGCCAGCGGCACCGCCCGGCTGCGGGACATGCTCGACCTGGGCATCCGGGTCGGGATGGGCACCGACGGGCCGGCCTCCAACGACAACCTGGACCTCTTCGAGGACCTGCGGCTGGCCGCCCAGCTGGCCCGGCTGCGCGAGCGGGACGCCACCGCGATCACCGCGCCCGAGGCGTTCTGGCTGGCCACCGGCGCCGCTGCGGCCGCGATCGACCGGCCCGACCTGGGCCAGCTGTCGGTCGGCCGGCGGGCGGACCTGGTGCACGTGGACAGCGACGACATCGCCTTCGTCCCGGTCGCCGAGCCCGCCGACCTGCTCACCCACCTGGTCTGGTCGGTCGGCTCCCGGCACGTCCGCGACACCTGGGTCGCCGGCCGGCAGGTCGTCCGGGACGGCGTCTCGACCACGGTGGACGAGGCGGCGCTGCGGGCCCAGGTGCAGGAGCGGGCGCTCCGGTTGGCGGCCGAGGCCCGCGGGTGA
- a CDS encoding carbon monoxide dehydrogenase, translating into MQLENSFIVPVPIDDAWRVLLDIERIAPCMPGAALDSVTGDDFTGRVKVKLGPINLTYAGKASFIEKDDVAHKAVIDARGKDQRGNGTAAAVVTAVLADEGSSTRVNVLTDLNITGRPAQFGRGVMTDVGNKLLGQFADRLAAQLGTSDEQHALDQAAAAEQQEPTVKAAAADAAQTMTGAAEEVAASVASVDGDNPVADATRKAGEAAFDAAATATDKLAETTKAPTKPRPAPQSEPEPIDLLEVAGGAAFTRFAAPAAAVAVLGILVALIVRRRR; encoded by the coding sequence GTGCAGTTGGAGAACTCGTTCATCGTCCCCGTCCCGATCGACGACGCCTGGCGGGTGCTGCTGGACATCGAGCGGATCGCCCCGTGCATGCCCGGCGCCGCCCTCGACTCCGTCACCGGTGACGACTTCACCGGCCGGGTCAAGGTCAAGCTCGGCCCGATCAACCTGACCTACGCCGGCAAGGCGTCCTTCATCGAGAAGGACGACGTCGCGCACAAGGCCGTCATCGACGCCCGCGGCAAGGACCAGCGCGGCAACGGCACCGCCGCCGCCGTCGTCACCGCCGTGCTCGCCGACGAGGGCTCCTCCACCCGGGTCAACGTGCTCACCGACCTCAACATCACCGGCCGGCCGGCCCAGTTCGGCCGCGGCGTGATGACCGACGTGGGCAACAAGCTGCTCGGCCAGTTCGCCGACCGGCTCGCCGCCCAGCTCGGCACCAGCGACGAGCAGCACGCCCTCGACCAGGCCGCCGCTGCCGAGCAGCAGGAGCCGACCGTCAAGGCCGCTGCCGCCGACGCCGCGCAGACCATGACCGGTGCCGCCGAGGAGGTCGCCGCGTCGGTGGCCTCCGTCGACGGGGACAACCCGGTCGCCGACGCCACCCGCAAGGCCGGCGAGGCCGCGTTCGACGCCGCGGCCACCGCGACGGACAAGCTCGCCGAGACCACGAAGGCCCCCACCAAGCCCCGTCCGGCGCCGCAGTCCGAGCCCGAGCCGATCGACCTGCTCGAGGTCGCCGGCGGCGCCGCCTTCACCCGGTTCGCGGCACCCGCCGCCGCCGTCGCGGTGCTCGGTATCCTGGTCGCGCTGATCGTCCGCCGCCGGCGCTGA
- a CDS encoding TldD/PmbA family protein, which translates to MAEPRSVDESFLALPLSALTEAALTRAVDLGCEHADIRVERIRTQTLRLRDARVEAAADGEDLGLAVRVVHEGTWGFAAGVVLTAAEAVRLAEEAVVVAQVSAAVNTDRVELAPEPVYPDAEWVSAYEIDPFAVPEAEKTGLMVELSERLLAADGVEHVQSDVMAVKEQKWYADTAGTRTRQQRVRIHPTFTALTVDRSTGAFESMRTLAPPAGRGWEYLTGSTWNWGAELAEIPELLREKTKAPSVEPGRYDLVVDPSNLFLTIHESIGHATELDRALGYEAAYAGTSFATVDKLGSLQYGSPLMNVTGDRTAEHGLSTVGYDDEGVAGQQWDIVKDGVLVGYQIDRNMARLQGMGRSNGCAFADSAAHVPVQRMANVSLQPDPDGPSTEELIAGVDRGVYVVGDKSWSIDMQRYNFQFTGQRFYKIEGGKLAGQLKDVAYQATTTDFWGSMSRVGGPETYVLGGAFNCGKAQPGQVAPVSHGCPSALFENTTILNTVQEGGQ; encoded by the coding sequence GTGGCAGAACCCCGTTCCGTCGATGAGTCCTTCCTGGCCCTCCCCCTCTCCGCGCTCACCGAGGCGGCCCTCACCCGGGCCGTCGACCTGGGCTGCGAGCACGCCGACATCCGCGTCGAGCGCATCCGCACCCAGACGCTCCGGCTGAGGGACGCACGGGTCGAGGCCGCTGCCGACGGCGAGGACCTCGGTCTCGCCGTCCGGGTCGTGCACGAGGGCACCTGGGGCTTCGCCGCCGGGGTCGTGCTGACCGCCGCGGAGGCGGTCCGGCTGGCCGAGGAGGCCGTCGTGGTCGCGCAGGTCTCGGCGGCGGTGAACACCGACCGGGTGGAGCTGGCCCCCGAGCCGGTGTACCCCGACGCCGAGTGGGTCTCGGCCTACGAGATCGACCCGTTCGCCGTCCCCGAGGCGGAGAAGACCGGGCTGATGGTCGAGCTGTCCGAGCGGCTGCTGGCCGCCGACGGCGTCGAGCACGTGCAGTCCGACGTGATGGCCGTCAAGGAACAGAAGTGGTACGCCGACACCGCCGGCACCCGCACCCGGCAGCAGCGGGTGCGCATCCACCCGACCTTCACCGCGCTGACCGTCGACCGGTCCACCGGTGCCTTCGAGTCGATGCGCACGCTGGCCCCGCCGGCCGGGCGCGGGTGGGAGTACCTCACCGGTTCCACGTGGAACTGGGGGGCCGAGCTCGCCGAGATCCCCGAGCTGCTGCGGGAGAAGACGAAGGCCCCGAGCGTCGAGCCGGGCCGCTACGACCTCGTCGTCGACCCCTCGAACCTGTTCCTCACCATCCACGAGTCGATCGGACACGCCACCGAGCTCGACCGGGCGCTGGGCTACGAGGCCGCCTACGCCGGCACCTCGTTCGCCACCGTCGACAAGCTCGGCAGCCTGCAGTACGGCTCGCCGCTGATGAACGTCACCGGTGACCGCACCGCCGAGCACGGGCTGTCCACCGTCGGCTACGACGACGAGGGCGTCGCCGGCCAGCAGTGGGACATCGTGAAGGACGGCGTGCTCGTCGGCTACCAGATCGACCGCAACATGGCCCGGCTCCAGGGCATGGGCCGCTCCAACGGCTGCGCCTTCGCCGACAGCGCCGCGCACGTGCCGGTGCAGCGGATGGCCAACGTGAGCCTGCAGCCCGACCCCGACGGCCCCTCCACCGAGGAGCTCATCGCCGGCGTCGACCGCGGCGTCTACGTGGTCGGCGACAAGAGCTGGTCGATCGACATGCAGCGCTACAACTTCCAGTTCACCGGCCAGCGGTTCTACAAGATCGAGGGCGGGAAGCTGGCCGGCCAGCTCAAGGACGTCGCCTACCAGGCCACGACCACCGACTTCTGGGGCTCGATGAGCCGGGTCGGCGGGCCGGAGACCTACGTCCTGGGCGGGGCGTTCAACTGCGGCAAGGCCCAGCCCGGGCAGGTCGCGCCGGTCAGCCACGGCTGCCCGAGCGCGTTGTTCGAGAACACGACCATCCTCAACACGGTGCAGGAGGGCGGCCAGTGA
- a CDS encoding DedA family protein: MSVLAAAADADQGGITGWLLDVVQTLGPVGVGFAILLETVVPPIPSEAVLGLAGVLISEDTSLLVPMVVAATIGSVLGAAVLYQIGRSLGPRRSHLFLDRLPLVKTEDVDRTFDWFVRHGRSAVFFGRMVPIVRSFVSVPAGVVKMPWPQFLLYTLAGSLIWNSLLIGLGVALGPVVNDYLHYVDYLIYVAVVGAVAWFVYRAVKEKRDQRRTGPPGRHAADRVVEAHGDAEDRDSHA, encoded by the coding sequence ATGTCCGTCCTCGCCGCCGCTGCCGACGCCGACCAGGGGGGCATCACCGGGTGGTTGCTCGACGTGGTCCAGACCCTGGGTCCCGTGGGCGTGGGGTTCGCCATCCTGCTGGAGACCGTGGTCCCGCCGATCCCCAGCGAGGCCGTCCTCGGTCTCGCCGGCGTGCTGATCAGCGAGGACACGAGCCTGCTCGTGCCGATGGTCGTGGCCGCCACCATCGGGTCCGTCCTGGGTGCGGCGGTGCTGTACCAGATCGGCCGCTCGTTGGGCCCCCGTCGCTCGCACCTCTTCCTCGACCGGCTGCCGCTGGTGAAGACCGAGGACGTGGACCGCACCTTCGACTGGTTCGTGCGGCACGGCCGGTCCGCGGTCTTCTTCGGCCGGATGGTGCCGATCGTGCGCAGCTTCGTGTCGGTGCCCGCGGGCGTGGTGAAGATGCCGTGGCCGCAGTTCCTGCTCTACACGCTGGCCGGGTCGCTGATCTGGAACAGCCTGCTGATCGGGCTGGGGGTCGCCCTGGGCCCGGTCGTCAACGACTACCTCCACTACGTCGACTACCTGATCTACGTCGCCGTCGTCGGTGCCGTCGCCTGGTTCGTCTACCGGGCCGTGAAGGAGAAGCGCGACCAGCGCCGCACCGGCCCGCCCGGACGGCACGCCGCCGACCGGGTGGTGGAGGCGCACGGCGACGCCGAGGACCGCGACTCCCACGCCTGA